The DNA segment TTTCCATGGACAGTTTTATGTCTTTAGCTGTGATGCTTGTTCAAATACCAAGTTCTTATCAAATTTGCTATTGAGCTAGTATAAAAATGCAACAGCACCAGTGTTCACCCCCCCCCCTACTGGACCGTCCTATACAGCATGTAAGTAATACCATCATTCTGCTTTGCAAGATTAAAGACCTTTGGATCttaaaaatatcaagatttaatgtATAAGTTTTATTCTGTGTCAAACTTTATCtctttaaactatcaaagctattgctttgaacttgcaacacttgtcacACATAAGCTGACCtggtacagcaagcaacataacccatcctgctttttgcaataattattgccccttttggacttagaaaaatcattttcttggttgaatattatgtttaagtcaacttttctcataaactatcagctattgctttaaaacttgcaacagtttttcaccatcataagtggacactgtacatcaagaaacataactctatcctgctttttgcaagaatgatggccctttttagacttagaaaatcatgggtaggacaatatttctattatacaaaaaaaaatcagatgagcgtcagcacccgcaaggcggtgctcttgttatgatttcatgtagtgaactgagccagtctatatactatgtccaatattacaattttaacatcagtcctcttagaaaatctctagaatagactgacttttgtctctatgaacataaaaaagaaaaaaaatcatagaaatgtcgtaattatcagtctagtggctagtctaattattaagggtatcctatttgcaaaatggccaaatgtttttagatttccaacaaaacaaacgaaatattatgacaattactatttacatcatagatttcaaatgacaatgaactcttaactgtaccaaagatctataaaaataaatagatgtgtattttatacttctttgactgtacaaactataacatcacagcacatattaagtgatatttttatgtataaaacccctcataagtaacgagtattagatgcgttttgtgagatttactgagaaactacttttaaaactatgagaatttttaagtaaggttattggacccaaaagagtaaaattgatacagtagtttcaaattcataattgtggtaaaataaaaagatcaatttaataaatttggggaatgtgccttaatgtagaaacaaaatacaaccatcataatgtttcaattttcagattcattttaagatttaattaaacaaaaccaacaatgttctgatcattttataacacttccaaagagtaaaaaacataatacatgaatagtttctccactacccaatcaagtaccgatcaagcgatcaacgaagcatgcacagataaacttttacctgtgacatgccgggggctaatttccactaccggacacggttttatggctctttagcctgtgtattgctgtcaaatcaagccagttgcgctggtgtataaatttgtaaattgaggggcccatagtaataaaaatcgtaactaggcagccagctgggggggcccaggccccctggccccccacctggacacgtgcctgataACAGACTGGTAGAGTGAATATGTTCCCATCAgttctgcacctacaaccagtaaaAGAATCGTGTAATCCAAACAAACAAGACTTGAATGTATAATTCCCATTCATTCCTGTTCAAAAGCTGTAATCCATGAATTGAAGGAAAGATAAAATCATTATGTGCTTGACTTTAGAAAGGAACAAGAAGAAAACGGCTGATTTGAGGGttagttcgagcctcactcggggcgttgaactcttcatgtgaggaagccatccagctggcttacggaaggtcggtggttctacccaggtgcccgctcgtgataaaataatgtacagaggggcacctggggtcttcctccaccattaaagctggaaatcgccatatgacctatcatgtgcaggtgcgacgttaaatccaaaacaaaacaaaatggctgaTTTGGTAAGTTTGATATTTTAAGGATTACGCATATTTTTATCCAtgcaaatgtatttgatattacACTACTGCTGTACAGTActgtcaaatcatttaatttagtgAGCATGAAATTTTGGGTCAAAATAGCAATTTGTGAggggggggaggtggggggtGCAATATTGATTGTGGATTTcatcttttacagataaaatgtaGATGAATTTTATGTGTTTGTTGGGATTTTGGTTCTTAAATTGTTGCAGCCttgaaatacatgaaaattagCCTCCCATGAAATATTAATGCGTTTTACATAGTgttgggaacgaatactgaaatcaatattagaatattcggtttgccttattcgaatatattcaaatactcggtttgttttaatgaaagCTTTAAATTCTTAAGTGATTGGCATAAATACAATGTATCCATTTGTTTAAAGGGTGAATCATCGTtcgtaataaggcctaaaaaatgtttttttcgggTAACCCAACCCTAAACCCGCCAaccctagcgttttatttcacgattctgtcagtataatgataAGCATATTTACCTAATTCTGTGTTTTAGCTtccaaatgatacaaaaaaaaaaatcaaattgattaTAATTTGGACTGTCGCATTTGAATCTAAAAATAGAAGGTCGTCCCATTTAAGCATGtgtcgcgctgttgtattaccgccgccattttgaaagttTTCAGTCGGCGTGtaaaaaagcaagtaaggcagacttaaacctccttcaacatgatcttttgcatcaatcatatgttatttcttgatttattATAAACTACTTAAAAATTATTTCGAGTACAGCCGATTGCGGATAAAAACTGATTCTGTGGACGGTCTGAAATGTcgcacaaaatattgtaaaaagatcgacaatatctacaagtttggtatggttttcgaaaaaaataaattctaaaacttgttacataaaacaggcgccaattaaaatgaacaaaagataaaaaaggtatcacatttacgcccaatgcaaactgttaatccgtaacgatgacccCAGCTAATTATGCtgtgcaattttcttgttaattggacatcttttgacatacatctgacacatttacgatgttgcaaactgttaatctgtAACAGTGACCCCTGCCAATTATTGATTGCTATTTTCCTGTTAATTGGAGAgcttttgatacgcgataaaaATACGACAGAACctatggttttattctgtagaattagcatttatttattgcccaaaatcaataatacttattttgaaaagaataaataaataaataacgaatattcgaatttgattttcatattcgaatattcaacCTATTTTCGAatttcgaatattcgttcccatccctggAACTTTTACTTTTACAGTATTTGATTTATAACAAACCCATGTCATGTCACACTTTCAGGACATTCCTTAAGTGGATTAACAATGAGGGTCGACCAGAAAGTGGAAGTCTCATACAGTTGATCACAAAGGACAGCAAAACAGAGCTATGTCCGGCCAAATAGTGTGACACAGAGGATGAGGCGGAGGCATGATTGATACTGCTTTTATGTTTGAGTGAGAAATGTAATTTTAGAACTAACAAGTTAAAATGTCCTGTCTGGTGAATCATTGgtagaaaaaatgcaatatttgtaCCCACCAACTGCCAGCTGTTTACCAAAACAAGATAGGGATAATTAATTCAGGGTTTCTATATGGGACtctatattgtttttgttttaggataattatgttattgtttttgtgGTTTTAAACTCAAtcaacttgttttgttttatgcaatAGCATTTGTGAGTATCTGTAgataatgatatttttcagaagCATGTATCGTAATtaaaaagcattttgaaaaagtgctttaatttaaacattatttggCTCATTTTGATCTTAAGTAGAtggttttttatcaaaatgttacagTTTGTGAAGAAATTTAGGCAGACGtttaatttttacaaaacaaatttcagGTATTATGTATAAGGATAATTAATATACTGTGTATTATATTGAACATTTTCAATTATTGGTGTGTTTCACAACATGCGCCCATTCTCAAAGGtgaaaatagaatttaacaaAATAAGGGCAAATACGATAGTTCGCTGTAGATATTTAAAACTGCAAATTTTATACTAGCCAAAAATAAAATCCAAAAGGTGTTTtgtaaatttgtcaaaattggactttacaaaatatgttaaaagtacaGTGAAACCTTgttataaatgcatttattttaggTGAGGGTGTTACTGGTATGTTGCATTGTAACAATAAGTATGgtagttaacccttagcctgctggcggcagatgattctgcctttgcgaccagtgcagaccaagatcagcctgcacatccgtgcagtctgatcatggtctgcactgttcgctattcagtcagtaaattttcagtgaaaacccctttgagtaataagtggtactgtccaaattgaaagacggaccagtccattatagaaatatagcagggtaagggttaatatcaaTTCAGGGTAGACTAATTGTTGTGCACTTGTTGTAAAAGTAAATATTTGACTGACTATTTTTCTAATTTAgttattatttacaaaaataaatgtattactgTTTAGCAGTAATTTATCTTGCCAATTGTTTAACCTAGTCAAAGGTTTACCAAGCCTGTATTATTTTGGAACTTTTACTTTCAACAAAAAtcgttctttaaattttgaaacttaaCAAGCTTGCATAGTAATGATTAATGTGAGTTTAAGGGGATGCAAataagaaatctttttttttatagtcGAGACAAGCAAAGGTGTTTCTTATTTAAAAAGGATCTGGCTTTTCACAAAATTTGCATTcgaaaagatatattatttcataacaaaacaaaatttaaaaaaatttaatcagTACAACTCTCACTTGTTTTAAATATCTGAGAAAAACTtgcctgtttttttttgtcatcccTTTGACATTTCATACGTTTTAGTTTTAAGTAAACAGGAAAAAGAATgtcccttttttgtttttcaaacttcAGGGGAGATAATATATGAAGATCACTTAGAAACATTTATAAGTTTAAAAATCTGTTGTTCCTTTCTACTAGGGGTTTGAACAGAGTAAAATCTTACAAAGCAAATTCTGAAGATGTGAATAGGATCCTGATTAAAGGATTGTTTAGAATTTTATTCTTAGCTTCTTTTTTGTCTAACAGTTGATTGGAGAGTGCAAGTATAATTCATTAATTGTGTAGTATTTTCCTATGTCACAAATCTTACAAACTGTGatgcaaaatatatatcattCCAGAAGTGCTATTATTGATAGGTGCCAagcattatattttcatatagtCCATGACtcaagtttgaaaaatttcatCATGTGTAATTCATCCATTTTAGACCGAAAGTTTTGAAGTTTAGGGATATAAAATATACTGTTTGGAAAACTTATTTGTTAGctgcattttgtttgattttacagtTCCGTTAGTTTAGTGAGAGGCTAACTGTAATGGTATTATTTTAAGGAGTACAATATGAACCTGGTACTacatatattaagattttatgGTAGAACTTGAATAGGCAACAATCTGAGTGACAGGCTTATTGCATGCAATTTTGTCACTGATTGTAGGATCTATTAAGAAGTTAATTGTAGGTCAGCCTTTCAAATGTTTTTGCTGCTTGCTTACAGGCCAGTTATATAGGTTTTCAGCAACTGTCTTACCtatgcacatttcattattagACATGTGCTAAATAACAGACGAAGTTTGCTATGTTTTCCTTTAGTTTTGTAGTTGATGAAACCCCACCCCCCCTCACACCCACCCCCAAACAAGCTTGTTCTAAAAGATTCCATTCCTGGACCAGTAGTTTTCATCCCAATATTTTCTTGTCCACATACATTTGCATAGACAAAACTcagtattttctttctttagTCTCACCAGAGAATAATATTCCATTCAAGTAGTTTTCATCCCAATATTCTCTTGTTCACATACAGTTACCTAACCAAcactttgtatttttagctcgtctgatttttaaaaaaaaatatacaaggtATTGTCATTTGATTGTTGGCTttggcgttggttaaaatttttgtttaggttcagcttttctcaaaaaccataagagctacagctttgaaacttggcACACTTGATAGTCATCATTATGTGACTAAGTAGGccaggaaccataactctgatatgcattttgtcaaaattatggccctttttgtacttagaaaatttgaattatttttaattgaaatcgTGCTCGTTTTAAATGAAATAGCTACAgtacaatacatttttgtaactgtACAATGTCTTTGGTGTgtttttgattaatttgttttattgagATTATTTAGATAATACTGTACTTTCGGATTGAGATTTTTACTGCTGACTTGTTCAGGTTtactaaaatgcatttttgttatttacatttaAGGCCCCATTCCTTTGGCTGCTCAGAAGATTCTGCACATACTCTTAGAAAATGAATGGAGTGAAAAAGAGTACTGTTCTGGAATGTTTAGAATGTGCGTGGAATGCTCTAAATAAAATCTGGTGCAGAAAGAACAGTCAGTTGTTAATATTTCCAACAATGGAAATTAGGTTTTGGTTCCTAATCTCAAAATGACTGGGCACCAGAACAGAACAGCGTACTGTACTGTTCCTTTGACAACATTTAGAAGATTACTCCAGAATTTTAACCTTTTGCCTGCtatcggcaagtgattctgcctatgcgaccagtgcagacgaagatcagcctgcacatccgtgcagtctgatcatggtctgcactgtttgctgttcagtcagtaaattttcagtgaaaaccccttcgaatcataaatggtattgcccatattgaatgatagaccagaccattttagaaatttagaatgTTAAGGGTTAAGAACCCTGTTCTAAGTAGTCAAAGGAATATAGcctttgatttattttctaataaTGTTTAATGTGGTATATTCATGCTTTTATGTGTAATCAAAGTATTGTATTGTAATCAAAACTAGTCTGACATGATAGtataattatgttgtattttGGTGAGATTAAGGCAGCTTGTTCTTCTATAATAGTCAAGATGTAATAATAAACATTCTCAGTATTATCAGCTGGTTTGAAAATGAAgtgaatatataataattatcacTGGTATATACAGTGTGAGACAAAGATTCACTTtggaaattttcaatattttgaacatGTGCATCGAATGGGTATTTTCCATTGAAAGTCAAGAAATGTAACTTGTTTAAAAACAGAGTAGTGATTCAGAGTAGTTACTTCCCTTGATTGACTATAATTTAAAGATAAGATCATTTTTTGAAGTGTTTAAAACACAGCAAAACTTGTTTAATTTCCAGTATACTTTGCAAAGGAAATATAGTGACCAACAGGGAGACTAAAAGTGTTTTCTTGATCAGAGACAATTTAATTGTGATACTCAGCCAGTAAGAATGAAAGTAGCATGTCCATGACATAGTCTCACATAGGTCACATTGCAgttctatttttctattttggaagcttatgaattttaaatagattaaaatttTGGCCACATTTAAAATACCTAATTGAGTTCTACTGTTTGGTGCAAAATATAGTGATAAaacttatatttcatattttgtctttttataatCATGTTGTGACAGACCAGattatatttagattttttgtgTCAACCAGGATGGTAATGATGTTGTTTACTGGCTGTAATTTTGTTGTGAAGACCTCAATACAATCTGATTGAAGGTGGTTacataactttgtttttttttctttctccgTTTTTAACCAGTATCCTCTGTTTGATAGGCAAGAACTTGAAAACTTATGGAAGTTCATACCTTTTGTTGATGGGGTTTATCCCCTCCCCCAACTCACAAAAAcattaatagcaaaaaaaaaaaacaaacaacaaccaAAATTGAGACCTTTGTGGTAGATACCTTATCAGACTTCTCCTGCTGTTCCCCACTGAGGGTTTGTGCCTTGCTGAGAGTTGAATTGATCTGTGGTTCTACCTAATAGaggtttatacatgtacatgaaaaccAGATCGAAAGGGGCACATTAGGCATTTATACAGGTGGCCGCAGTGACAATAAATGGGTTTGATGgtttgaattttaaatgtttccaaTAGGTGTCGGAGCTTTGATCTGACTGACGTGACAAGATTCATCCACACACGCCCACCCCGATCAGACAGAGACTTGCTCTGTTTCCGACTACTTTGACGTTTAAGCATATATTAACAAGATCACGtactgttaaaacacacttttatGCACCCTTTTGAAGAATgaggtgtatattgttttgtagatgttGGTCCATAGACCAGTCTGTTTCCTGataataactcgagaacgcttgggcctaggatcatgaaagttgatagaggggttggccatgaccagcagattgacccctattgattttgaagtcaaaggtcaaggtcacagtgacccggattATTTtaaccgtttccggacaataacttgaaaacactgTGGCCTAGGagcacaaaacttaatagggaggttgatgatgaccagcagatgacccctattgattttgaggtcaaaggtcaaggtcaaagtgatccggaacagttaaatggttttcggatgataacttgggAATGtttgggcctgggatcatgaaagttgatggagaggttggtcatgactagcagatgaccctattgattgtatgtagcattgcctagtggatctctgttgggtgaaaagaggccccgtccttggagtcacttgttatatgagttatacaagaaaaaattcttcagaaaatatcagatcatatttcctagactgtttaattataattacctgatgatcccaagtagttaggggtcacttgactgtgaccttgacctactgacctactttcttgttttttaagatgcagccttgaaatttggatgacatgtacagtttagcacaccgatcttaaaactgactttcagtgaccatgaatttgacctaatgacctactttcttgttttttaagatacagtcttaaaatttgggtgacatgtacagttttgcacgccGATCTTAGAAccgattttcagtgaccttgagtgtgacctgttgacctactttcttgttttgtaagatacagccttgaaatttggatgacatgtacagttttgcacgccgatcttaaaactgactttcagtgaccataaatatgacctactgacctactttcttcatattttagaatcagtttgacatttaaaacatgaagctcatattactcaggtgagcgatccaaggtcatcatgaccctcttgttactatatggatttgattcatatttaaaatggttgttccacaccatcacccacatcatatgacacaaggtccataaaaCTGGCACCAATTTTGaatgaattataccccttttttacttgaaatttcatgttaaagttttggtgcactttcactctatctcagttataactaaatggatttgaatcaaacttaaaataacagtccacatcatcacccacatcatatgaaacaaggttcataactctggcacatttctttcatgaattatgccccctttttacttagaatttcagcttcactatgtctctgttattactaaatggatttgattcaaacttaaaataatggtttgacatcatcactcacatcatatggcacaaggtgcatCATTCTtgcacaatatttcatgaattatgccccatttttgcttagaattatacttatctaatgttttgatacacttcatcTGCATCTCTTTTatcacttaatacttttgacacagattcaagctattgtccaatatcgtcatccacattggagtcattaaccACTCCAGCGACAGCTTCAGCCTTCTCAGATgttcccagtttcactatccaacatcgaaatagtcgagcggactgtttcctgtgacagctcttgttatttattttattgcagAAAACCGTAACTGCAGAATCCATCTTGGTAGTTATTACTcgaaaacatgcgttatccctacatattAAACATCTACAGGATGTTGAGGTTATGGATGATCAAATTTAGTATGTTCGAAAATTTTCAAGGCTTTGGCCATTGATTCAAATAACCGTTTttatatcgtttatcaaatatttgtggaagtaagtttttaaaattgattttaattttttatggtaCATTCAAGTCaaatcatatataaaatgtttggatgaatttttataaatataatctgaaGCAATAAATTATATGAGTTTTTCTGagaaaacattgtttataaaTGATTTGAAAAGTGTATCTTTAAACAACAGTCTGAATAGGAAAAAAAGTCCTTTTCTAGAATATTTCACTCAATTTCCTCGACAAAGCCTCGGACGGCAAATACGTGAACATAGTAGCTTGCCCCGTTCCATATAGCAGTTAGACTGAGCAACAAGATACACAGCCAGTTGATGGTGAAAGAATAGTAACACAGTAAGGACCCCACCAAGGTTACTGCACAGAATATCCAGTTCCACACGTAAAACATGCCGCATCGGTACCTAAAAAAACCAAGCAGATAATAAAGTTGATGCTGCAATAGTAAGCAATACCACCCGCCATTTACTCAAATGTTTCTTGATTAAACATACAGTTTCTGCGTTTACAGGAACCGAGACAGCTATACACATTATTCTTCATTCCCTAAATCCGCCGTATTAGTTTGCCCTTTCGCCATAAAACATCCTACTAACTCAAACATAATTATAGCACATATTTGGGTTATCGTCCCCTCACATACGTACTGCCAGGCTACGCGTGTACTACTCCAGCCgcttagtccaaataatagggcGTTTAGGGACAGCTtggtaacttttgactgtcgctgtcccgtcagAGGGATGGCAACTATAAAATTTCAGATCATAAAATGAGCCATCCGATAGTCCAACTAGCCGCTATACACCTTATTATCCCACCAGCTATCACCTGCCACACATGTTCACTGATATACTCTACCAGCCGGCCAAAACATCAACCACCCTGTGTCTACTTACCATCATCCGACACTTCAACACAGactagataatatttttttttttatatttcattcaatATCATGTTAAGCTACGGAAATCTGAATAGTCAGAAAAGTTATAAGCTATCCTGTTATGCTTAAAGGCATACTGAAATACCAACATCTACCACATAGCACCCTCTTTTACATACTTACCTAGGTCCAACACAATTAAAGAGTTTATATAGACAGCTATCTTCTTTCTCCCCTAGATAGTTATAGCTGGATACAGTCTCGTTACTGGAAGTGCTGAATACATTCACCACAAGAGAATAAATTGCCTGCAACAAAAATATACgaataacaaatgatacaaacaCTATGACAAGAGTTTCATGTATATTTTCCCATTTAGTGAGTGCTTGCTTTTCATTAGGCAGAATTACTAAGTTGAACCCTAACACCCATCAGGTGGAGGACAGTCGTGTTTTGTTATATTAATGACAATCTGGACTCGAATTCGAACTTTAGCGGATGCACTTTCTCCACAAGTCAAATATCGTGGCATccactttgttttattttggaaGACTTACAGAGGTCAGGGGGATAGACATGGAAGGCTGAAAgactatataaaattatataaaaaaagaaagtaagCACTATGAGATAAATCTGTACAAGATAAAATCCATAAAACTTGTTTTTCACCTTAAGCACGCGCTCACTGAAAAGGTAAATTAATACTGACGCCAAGGAGTTGAAAGACTTAATGTTTTGTCTTAGATTTGATGATATAGTATctttaaaagttattacttacactatgaaaaacaaaggctaaacAAGGTACAATATATGTCCATACAGCAGAAAGCTCGGGAACCTCCGGCAGAAATTCCGTATACCAGAAGAGTGACGTTTCCTTTGGATACCACCGTACACTGAAAATACAGTACTGGCTGTGGCAAACTTGGTTCTctttcaagaaattaattgcctATACATGTAATTTTGCCATTTTGTTAAGATTAGTAAATGGCTCCGAGGAAGTCATGAGAGGCTGGTAAATATGCACATAGAGACTCAATGCGTTTTTGCTACATCTGAGGttgtaaatttgtaaacaaaagctTCATCTTTCTCATGTTTAAAGAACGGTATGAAGATGCGATATAAAAAGCTGTTACTTACACAAAAGAGAGTATTGGTGGCAGAATGTGAATGTACGTGGAGGTTACTTTATCCACGCTGTGCAGAACCAAAGAGTTTCTATAAACTGGTACCGCCCATATCAGTGGTCCAAGCGACAGTGAGAACATTATTGAGAACACGTATTCACTGCTTGGAAAGCTGAGAGAAGAAACAAGTAATAATTACGTTATGAGAAGCAGTCTGAAAATTAACGGAACAATTCTAATACCTGTCAAAGTCAGACCCGATTTCAAGGAAAGCAGTAGTTTTTGCGAAATTTTCCGAGCGGAAGAACTATTTGCAGAGAATGAATTCCTTCTCATATTAGACGCAAGTGATACAGTGAAACAAAAAGACCAGCTTGAATCTGAAATATTTTTGCTGTTCAATTATTATCTAATCTCTTTACCTTCTTAACACTTAATGAATTCATTAATTGGTCGTAAGTTTGGCAATTATATCATGAAATACACTTGCCATAGGAAAATCAGACAAAACATGTTAGCGAAGTAACAGAAATCCAGCAAGAAGAAGTGCCATCTTTTCCtcctgaaatgaaaaaatattgtttcttttGCTTTTACTATTTCATAGACAGTCATTGCAAAAGTTGAGTTATTTATTAAGCGGTTTTCTCAAGTTGTGTTTTAATTAAACTTTAGATAACAAGGTTTTATTTTTCGAAACTGTACCACCAGCCCTTTGATTGCCTGTTTGGTTCGAAATAGTTGGCCGCTGCACCTTTTTTCTTTCTCATACtcacaaaatgaaaatacattgtCTAAATAGAAATAATTCCTAACTGATTTtgccaaaatgaaattaaaacagttAAATGGCTATTTGAACTGTATTccaatttttgaaaattgtaaacaCAAAGCACGAGGAGGGTGATACCAATCCGCCCAAACTAGTGGTTCCGGTACTGAAAAAAGAGTCGTCTCAGTCTGATTATGAAAAGGACTGTGGCGATGTATGTTTTGGAAAACATTACACAGTAAGTCTTTTTAAACTGAAAGCGGCTGCAGGCCAACCAAAACAAGAGACCGAATATCGCAgaggcaatacagaagtcccatactggtaaagaaaaaaataacttgaccttcaatagtgaccttgacctttgaccgacaaccattggtcatgtgcgcgacacagTCTAATcttggggaacatttctgtgtagtacaatgcaattaaaagtaatggagcagaaacaaatttttacttgaccttgagcagtgaccttgacctttaaccgacaagcatagctCATACCTTGACACATAGTCTCATTGTGGGAACCATTTATgagtagcactaagataatccatcaaaacatataaaagttattgagcagaaacaatttttacttgaccttcaatagtgaccttgacctttggcctacaagcataagtcatgtacgtgcataatttacatattgccctctattcacataccaagttttatgaacctagcttgaatacgtTTTTGAGTTATCGCAGGATCCAGAATTGCGAACGGACAGGCGGACGG comes from the Mercenaria mercenaria strain notata chromosome 9, MADL_Memer_1, whole genome shotgun sequence genome and includes:
- the LOC128559467 gene encoding uncharacterized protein LOC128559467, whose amino-acid sequence is MEKSSEQHLPMIDFEEEDGTELGDGGRKKSVLCLDVKGVRLNEKCTFVCTCVVIVLLSQGMVSFPWLIPYIYALLTPLLITVRVIMYWRKRWHFFLLDFCYFANMFCLIFLCFPSSEYVFSIMFSLSLGPLIWAVPVYRNSLVLHSVDKVTSTYIHILPPILSFVVRWYPKETSLFWYTEFLPEVPELSAVWTYIVPCLAFVFHSAIYSLVVNVFSTSSNETVSSYNYLGEKEDSCLYKLFNCVGPRYRCGMFYVWNWIFCAVTLVGSLLCYYSFTINWLCILLLSLTAIWNGASYYVHVFAVRGFVEEIE